A DNA window from Acidobacteriota bacterium contains the following coding sequences:
- a CDS encoding P-loop NTPase, with product MTSKSDPCSGGTTCGTGGHAAHPAPGALDEYLQQQALRERLARIGRKIVVLSGKGGVGKSTVAVNVATALSMAGKRVGLLDVDIHGPSVPTLLGLEGAKIHGDENGLLPVEVNGLKVMSLGFLLDDPDEAVIWRGPMKMGVIRQFLSEVAWGDLDVLVIDSPPGTGDEPLSVCQLIGDLHGAVIVTTPQRVAAVDVRKSVTFCRRLRVPVLGIVENMSGFACPTCGEVTPILGSGGGRRIAADMKVPFLGSLPFDPRIVAACDGGRAFLRDHGATPAAEALHEVARTVLSLDGPRTDEARQEKTNREENRTMRIAIPLADGKLALHFGHCAHFALIDVDPGEKKILRREDVAAPPHEPGKLPAWLAQHGANVIIAGGMGQRALALFAEQGIQVVVGAPPEAPEKLVAEHLAGTLRVGGNVCDH from the coding sequence GTGACATCGAAATCCGATCCGTGCAGTGGCGGGACGACCTGCGGGACCGGGGGGCACGCCGCCCACCCGGCCCCCGGCGCCCTTGACGAGTACCTCCAGCAGCAGGCCCTCCGGGAGCGCCTCGCCCGAATCGGCCGCAAGATCGTGGTGCTTTCCGGCAAAGGCGGCGTCGGCAAGAGCACCGTCGCCGTCAACGTGGCCACCGCCCTCTCCATGGCGGGAAAGCGCGTGGGGCTGCTGGACGTGGACATCCACGGGCCCAGCGTCCCCACGCTCCTGGGCCTGGAGGGGGCGAAAATCCACGGGGACGAGAACGGCCTCCTCCCGGTGGAGGTGAACGGCCTGAAGGTCATGTCCCTGGGGTTTTTACTGGACGACCCCGACGAGGCCGTCATCTGGCGCGGTCCCATGAAGATGGGGGTGATCCGCCAGTTCCTCTCCGAGGTGGCCTGGGGCGACCTCGACGTCCTGGTCATCGACTCCCCGCCGGGGACCGGCGACGAGCCCCTCTCCGTCTGCCAGCTGATCGGGGACCTGCACGGCGCCGTGATCGTGACGACGCCCCAGCGCGTGGCCGCCGTGGACGTGCGCAAGTCCGTCACCTTCTGCCGGCGGCTCCGGGTCCCGGTGCTCGGGATCGTGGAAAACATGAGCGGTTTCGCCTGCCCGACGTGCGGCGAGGTGACCCCCATCCTGGGCTCGGGCGGCGGGCGGCGCATCGCCGCGGACATGAAGGTCCCCTTCCTGGGCTCCCTCCCCTTCGACCCCCGGATCGTGGCCGCCTGCGACGGCGGCCGGGCCTTCCTGCGGGACCACGGCGCGACCCCCGCGGCGGAGGCCCTTCACGAGGTCGCCCGAACCGTCCTGTCGCTGGACGGCCCCCGGACCGACGAGGCCCGGCAAGAGAAAACCAACCGAGAGGAGAACCGAACCATGAGAATCGCCATCCCCCTGGCCGACGGCAAGCTGGCCCTCCACTTCGGGCACTGCGCCCACTTCGCCCTCATCGACGTGGACCCGGGCGAAAAGAAAATCCTCCGGCGCGAGGACGTCGCCGCCCCGCCCCACGAACCGGGCAAGCTGCCGGCCTGGCTGGCGCAGCACGGCGCGAACGTCATCATCGCCGGCGGCATGGGCCAGCGCGCCCTGGCGCTCTTCGCCGAACAAGGCATCCAGGTGGTGGTGGGAGCCCCCCCGGAAGCCCCCGAGAAACTGGTGGCCGAGCACCTCGCCGGGACGCTCCGGGTGGGGGGCAACGTCTGTGACCACTGA
- a CDS encoding PaaI family thioesterase — protein sequence MTTEEPLTLSVRNNHGRCLLCGDRNPWSLRLSFQPDGEGTVETRFTGHGGLQGYDGMLHGGVIAALLDAAMTHCLFHQGIQAVTGDLHVRYLHAVPCDADLEIRSRVTASHPPLYRLEAQILVGGRVAAWSEAKFVRRRKRPGKADRG from the coding sequence GTGACCACTGAAGAGCCCCTCACGCTCAGTGTGCGGAACAACCACGGCCGGTGCCTCCTGTGCGGGGACCGGAACCCCTGGTCCCTCAGGCTGTCCTTCCAGCCCGACGGCGAGGGGACGGTGGAGACCCGTTTCACCGGACACGGGGGACTGCAGGGCTACGACGGCATGCTGCACGGCGGCGTCATCGCCGCCCTGCTGGACGCCGCCATGACCCACTGCCTCTTTCACCAGGGGATCCAGGCCGTCACCGGCGACCTGCACGTCCGTTACCTCCACGCCGTCCCCTGCGACGCGGACCTGGAGATCCGGTCCCGGGTGACGGCCTCCCACCCCCCCCTGTACCGCCTCGAAGCGCAGATCCTGGTCGGCGGGCGCGTGGCGGCCTGGTCCGAGGCCAAGTTCGTCCGGCGGCGGAAACGGCCCGGGAAAGCGGATCGAGGGTGA